A genomic segment from Lutzomyia longipalpis isolate SR_M1_2022 chromosome 3, ASM2433408v1 encodes:
- the LOC129792758 gene encoding acylpyruvase FAHD1, mitochondrial, whose product MSQVNLQQFVKNGRKIIGAVLNYKDCITDNAPEAPILLLKSLSSYVEEGNPIRLPRVFTKVYHEVELGVVIGQKCKNVSIEEANKYIGGYCLALDMTGMCFVGKAREKALPWDLGKGFDTATPVSRFISPQELPDPNDIRLWLKVNGEMRQDKSSSFMHFKIPELISYASKFMTLEPNDVILTGTPAGAAPVKHGDVIECGIGNILQLKFPVQDDD is encoded by the exons ATGTCTCAGGTCAATCTTCAGCAGTTTGTAAAGAATGGACGGAAGATTATTGGAGCTGTTCTCAATTACAA GGACTGCATCACAGACAATGCCCCCGAGGCTCCAATTTTACTCCTAAAGAGCCTCTCGTCGTACGTGGAGGAAGGAAATCCCATTCGACTGCCCAGAGTCTTCACAAAAGTCTACCATGAGGTTGAATTGGGTGTTGTGATTGGGCAAAAGTGCAAGAATGTGTCAATTGAGGAGGCGAACAAGTACATCGGTGGCTACTGCCTAGCCCTGGACATGACGGGCATGTGCTTCGTTGGTAAAGCACGAGAAAAAGCCCTACCCTGGGATCTGGGAAAGGGCTTTGATACAGCAACTCCAGTTAGTCGCTTCATATCACCCCAGGAACTCCCTGATCCCAATGATATTCGTCTCTGGCTGAAAGTCAATGGGGAAATGCGACAAGATAAATCTTCCAGCTTCATGCACTTCAAA ATCCCAGAACTCATCTCGTATGCCTCCAAATTCATGACCCTGGAGCCTAATGATGTGATTCTCACGGGAACTCCCGCCGGAGCGGCACCAGTAAAGCACGGAGATGTCATTGAGTGTGGTATTGGGAACATTCTTCAGCTTAAATTCCCCGTTCAGGATGATGATTAG
- the LOC129792756 gene encoding sorting nexin-16 codes for MSLRLIRNRELNRAQRQRVVAPKRRPEGRLEDRGTAPQVRIKRYKSFPDVSKTRPGRDRLVKSKSESCLTSDEGSQVAENTRSHHQLSNAKSEVCLKTISVHSTASAHQSSRSYVKNTRKGGERNDLTGMQCRGFADTAAIRIPIIGYEVMEERARFTVFKLRVENPFTNDCWLVLRRYTDFERLNSKLKSIFPKLNLVLPRKKIFGDNFNSVFLDSRVQGLQHFVNTIMAEETLRNCQFVREFFCLDEPPTYSESMEECRAIFEAQEETIAHLKLQLRNKDALLVNLEQKLMMEINEVEKLKASLQALQEHLKMSSKDEKIPHHSRNDFVNNNTRY; via the exons ATGTCTCTGCGTTTAATTCGGAATAGAGAGCTAAATAGGGCGCAGAGACAGAGAGTTGTAGCACCAAAACGACGACCCGAGGGAAGGCTCGAGGATAGAGGTACTGCCCCACAGGTTCGAATAAAGCGCTACAAATCGTTTCCGGATGTCTCAAAGACGCGTCCAGGACGCGATCGATTAGTAAAGTCAAAATCCGAGAGCTGCCTGACTAGTGACGAGGGCAGCCAAGTGGCAGAAAACACGAGATCGCATCATCAGCTTTCCAATGCGAAATCGGAAGTTTGCTTGAAGACTATCTCGGTGCATAGCACCGCATCGGCCCATCAGTCATCCAGGAGCTATGTGAAGAATACGAGAAAAGGTGGTGAGAGGAATGATTTGACTGGGATGCAATGCCGTGGTTTTGCTGACACGGCGGCCATCCGGATTCCCATCATTGGGTACGAAGTGATGGAGGAAAGAGCTCGTTTCACG GTGTTTAAGCTACGCGTGGAGAATCCCTTCACGAATGATTGCTGGCTCGTCCTTAGACGCTACACGGACTTTGAGCGTCTCAACAGCAAGCTGAAATCTATTTTTCCCAAATTGAATCTTGTGCTGCCACGCAAGAAGATTTTTGGTGATAATTTCAACAGTGTCTTCCTGGATAGTCGTGTCCAGGGACTTCAGCACTTTGTCAACACCATAATGGCAGAGGAGACACTACGGAATTGTCAATTTGTTAGAGAATTCTTCTGTCTCGATGAGCCACCAACATATTCCGAAAGTATGGAGGAGTGTCGG GCAATCTTTGAGGCTCAAGAGGAGACAATTGCACACTTGAAGCTCCAACTGCGCAACAAGGACGCTCTCTTGGTGAACTTGGAGCAAAAGCTGATGATGGAAATCAATGAAGTCGAGAAGCTAAAAGCATCTCTTCA AGCACTCCAGGAACACCTCAAAATGTCTTccaaagatgaaaaaattccGCATCATTCTCGAAATGATTTCGTGAATAACAACACGAGGTACTGA